One window of the Takifugu rubripes chromosome 13, fTakRub1.2, whole genome shotgun sequence genome contains the following:
- the caprin1a gene encoding caprin-1a isoform X1, protein MPSAMVGNAATTSAIPDLGNGSHNETMKQIFNVIDKKVRNMEKKKSKLDDYQTKKNKGERLNQDQLDALTKYQEVINNLEFARELQKSFVTLGQEVQKAVKKTARREQLQREELEQRRLKTVLELQFILDQLGEDQIRQDLKRPDASGASLLTDADLASLDEFYKLVGPDRSCDVRLTDQYEPASLHLWELLEGRDKAVAGTTYKSLKDTLHKVLHSGYFDRAQAHPNGTCQEEEEQEEPPATAESQDGPQPSETEGAATEKYAEPVQVETTEFVNRQFIPEPTYSATDKEQVEEWTVDAQMVNTLQHQPPSLLTPEPPIAVNHVTPTPPSDPVVRKQVVQDLMAQMQGTYNFMQDSMLEFDGQALDPAIVSAQPMKPGQTVDLQQLGCPTMSLSESRLPQTSAVSGLESTQVFNIAPVPPASDGPVDSLKQPSQFPGGYGQGFGSQAERTVDQADIPQETLQSVVGGFQTQDQVMASAGGSEDSSASFGQPGQSFYNSRAVPRGGPRNPRGVMNGYRGSSNGFRGGYEGYRPSFSNAPSGGYGQTQFNNSRDYSNNTYQREGYQNYKRGAAQGPRGLSRGNTPSVR, encoded by the exons atgccTTCGGCGATGGTGGGCAACGCTGCTACCACTTCTGCCATTCCAGACCTGGGAAATGGAAGTCATAATGAGACCATGAAGCAGATCTTCAACGTGATAGACAAGAAGGTTCGCaacatggagaagaagaag tccaAACTGGACGACTACCAAACAAAGAAGAATAAAGGGGAGCGACTGAATCAAGATCAGCTG GACGCCTTAACAAAATACCAAGAGGTTATCAACAATCTGGAGTTTGCCCGAGAATTACAAAAGAGCTTTGTGACACTGGGCCAAGAG GTTCAAAAGGCGGTAAAGAAGACTGCGAGAAGGGAACAGCTGCAGCGCGAGGAACTGGAACAGCGGCGGCTGAAGACGGTTCTGGAGCTGCAGTTCATACTGGATCAGTTGGGTGAAGACCAGATCAGACAGGACCTTAAACGACCCGATGCCTCCGGGGCGTCTTTGCTCACCGATGCCGACCTCGCGTCCCTGGATGAGTTTTATAAGCTGGTTGGGCCTGATAGGAGCTGTGATGTGAG GTTGACTGACCAATACGAGCCGGCGTCGCTACACCTGTGGGAGCTGCTCGAAGGTCGGGACAAGGCTGTAGCAGGGACGACTT ACAAGTCCCTGAAGGACACTCTGCACAAGGTGCTGCACAGCGGTTACTTTGATAGAGCGCAGGCTCATCCGAATGGAAcctgccaggaggaggaggagcaggaggagccaCCTGCAACGGCGGAGTCCCAGGATGGGCCGCAGCCATCAGAAACCG AAGGAGCGGCTACTGAGAAATACGCAGAGCCAGTTCAGGTGGAAACAACAGAG TTTGTGAACAGACAGTTCATTCCAGAACCAACGTACAGCGCTACAGAcaaagagcaggtggaggagtggaCAGTAGATGCTCAG ATGGTGAATACTCTCCAGCATCAGCCTCCATCGCTCCTGACTCCAGAGCCTCCCATTGCTGTGAACCATGTCACACCTACTCCTCCCAGTGACCCTGTGGTCAGGAAGCAGGTTGTGCAAGACCTAATGGCGCAGATGCAGGGGACCTACAACTTCATGCAG GACTCCATGTTGGAGTTTGATGGCCAGGCCCTGGATCCAGCCATCGTGTCCGCCCAGCCCATGAAGCCTGGGCAGActgtggacctgcagcagctgggatgCCCCACAA TGAGCCTGTCGGAGTCCAGACTTCCTCAGACGAGTGCTGTGTCAGGACTGGAATCCACACAG GTTTTCAACATCGCACCCGTCCCTCCAGCCTCCGATGGCCCAGTAGATTCTCTGAAGCAGCCCAGCCAGTTCCCCGGTGGTTATGGACAGGGCTTCGGCAGCCAGGCAGAGCGGACTGTAGACCAAGCCGACATCCCACAAGAGACATTACAGTCAG TTGTTGGTGGATTCCAGACCCAGGACCAGGTCATGGCTTCGGCCGGAGGTTCTGAGGATTCCTCGGCCAGCTTCGGACAGCCTGGCCAGTCTTTTTACAACAGCAGGGCTGTGCCCAGGGGCGGCCCCAGGAACCCCCGCGGCGTGATGAACGGATATCGGGGCTCCTCAAACGGATTTAGAG GTGGATACGAAGGCTATCGTCCCTCCTTCTCAAATGCTCCAAGCGGCGGTTACGGTCAAACCCAGTTCAACAATTCACGAGATTATTCCAACAACACCTACCAGCGG GAGGGGTATCAAAACTACAAGCGAGGAGCTGCCCAGGGGCCCCGGGGGCTGTCTCGAGGAAACACCCCGTCAGTGCGATAA
- the caprin1a gene encoding caprin-1a isoform X2, translating to MPSAMVGNAATTSAIPDLGNGSHNETMKQIFNVIDKKVRNMEKKKSKLDDYQTKKNKGERLNQDQLDALTKYQEVINNLEFARELQKSFVTLGQEVQKAVKKTARREQLQREELEQRRLKTVLELQFILDQLGEDQIRQDLKRPDASGASLLTDADLASLDEFYKLVGPDRSCDVRLTDQYEPASLHLWELLEGRDKAVAGTTYKSLKDTLHKVLHSGYFDRAQAHPNGTCQEEEEQEEPPATAESQDGPQPSETGAATEKYAEPVQVETTEFVNRQFIPEPTYSATDKEQVEEWTVDAQMVNTLQHQPPSLLTPEPPIAVNHVTPTPPSDPVVRKQVVQDLMAQMQGTYNFMQDSMLEFDGQALDPAIVSAQPMKPGQTVDLQQLGCPTMSLSESRLPQTSAVSGLESTQVFNIAPVPPASDGPVDSLKQPSQFPGGYGQGFGSQAERTVDQADIPQETLQSVVGGFQTQDQVMASAGGSEDSSASFGQPGQSFYNSRAVPRGGPRNPRGVMNGYRGSSNGFRGGYEGYRPSFSNAPSGGYGQTQFNNSRDYSNNTYQREGYQNYKRGAAQGPRGLSRGNTPSVR from the exons atgccTTCGGCGATGGTGGGCAACGCTGCTACCACTTCTGCCATTCCAGACCTGGGAAATGGAAGTCATAATGAGACCATGAAGCAGATCTTCAACGTGATAGACAAGAAGGTTCGCaacatggagaagaagaag tccaAACTGGACGACTACCAAACAAAGAAGAATAAAGGGGAGCGACTGAATCAAGATCAGCTG GACGCCTTAACAAAATACCAAGAGGTTATCAACAATCTGGAGTTTGCCCGAGAATTACAAAAGAGCTTTGTGACACTGGGCCAAGAG GTTCAAAAGGCGGTAAAGAAGACTGCGAGAAGGGAACAGCTGCAGCGCGAGGAACTGGAACAGCGGCGGCTGAAGACGGTTCTGGAGCTGCAGTTCATACTGGATCAGTTGGGTGAAGACCAGATCAGACAGGACCTTAAACGACCCGATGCCTCCGGGGCGTCTTTGCTCACCGATGCCGACCTCGCGTCCCTGGATGAGTTTTATAAGCTGGTTGGGCCTGATAGGAGCTGTGATGTGAG GTTGACTGACCAATACGAGCCGGCGTCGCTACACCTGTGGGAGCTGCTCGAAGGTCGGGACAAGGCTGTAGCAGGGACGACTT ACAAGTCCCTGAAGGACACTCTGCACAAGGTGCTGCACAGCGGTTACTTTGATAGAGCGCAGGCTCATCCGAATGGAAcctgccaggaggaggaggagcaggaggagccaCCTGCAACGGCGGAGTCCCAGGATGGGCCGCAGCCATCAGAAACCG GAGCGGCTACTGAGAAATACGCAGAGCCAGTTCAGGTGGAAACAACAGAG TTTGTGAACAGACAGTTCATTCCAGAACCAACGTACAGCGCTACAGAcaaagagcaggtggaggagtggaCAGTAGATGCTCAG ATGGTGAATACTCTCCAGCATCAGCCTCCATCGCTCCTGACTCCAGAGCCTCCCATTGCTGTGAACCATGTCACACCTACTCCTCCCAGTGACCCTGTGGTCAGGAAGCAGGTTGTGCAAGACCTAATGGCGCAGATGCAGGGGACCTACAACTTCATGCAG GACTCCATGTTGGAGTTTGATGGCCAGGCCCTGGATCCAGCCATCGTGTCCGCCCAGCCCATGAAGCCTGGGCAGActgtggacctgcagcagctgggatgCCCCACAA TGAGCCTGTCGGAGTCCAGACTTCCTCAGACGAGTGCTGTGTCAGGACTGGAATCCACACAG GTTTTCAACATCGCACCCGTCCCTCCAGCCTCCGATGGCCCAGTAGATTCTCTGAAGCAGCCCAGCCAGTTCCCCGGTGGTTATGGACAGGGCTTCGGCAGCCAGGCAGAGCGGACTGTAGACCAAGCCGACATCCCACAAGAGACATTACAGTCAG TTGTTGGTGGATTCCAGACCCAGGACCAGGTCATGGCTTCGGCCGGAGGTTCTGAGGATTCCTCGGCCAGCTTCGGACAGCCTGGCCAGTCTTTTTACAACAGCAGGGCTGTGCCCAGGGGCGGCCCCAGGAACCCCCGCGGCGTGATGAACGGATATCGGGGCTCCTCAAACGGATTTAGAG GTGGATACGAAGGCTATCGTCCCTCCTTCTCAAATGCTCCAAGCGGCGGTTACGGTCAAACCCAGTTCAACAATTCACGAGATTATTCCAACAACACCTACCAGCGG GAGGGGTATCAAAACTACAAGCGAGGAGCTGCCCAGGGGCCCCGGGGGCTGTCTCGAGGAAACACCCCGTCAGTGCGATAA